caacaGCCGAGTGGTCTGTCCGTGttaacgtcgagatctcgggaGCTACAAAAGCTAGAGATGTTTGATTTCAAATCAAGATTCTAGTTTTGCCCACGCAGGGCAAGATTATTTCAAGTGGCTACGCCCACTCGAATGCCCACAAATTGCAAAAGTATGTCTTGGCACTCAGAGACATGATAGACACTGTATATGTATTTCGGAAAATATCTATCGACTATTCACAAACATTTTCCTAATCGATCCAAGAAGTTATGAGCataaatgtacatttttcgCCACTTAAGATCCGGAACATTTTTATGgggcatatttatttattttgaaattgattaGCAGAGTTAGGGGCATCTAATACTTAGTCGCACCTATACCAAAGAAAACAATAgtaaattttataagttaCTAGATTTTAAACTGATCTTAAAAACGGTAAAAACTTGAAATCATTCCATCGTGGAGCTTTCCATCGGGCTAAATCGGTTCGAGCGAGATTTGAATATTATGTAGGaatagtaatattttttaacccaAGACAGTCACCAACAGTTAAGcaacaatatggcaaaaaaaaactactggATACCGGCAAAGATCATCCGTCCAGAAAGTGAGCTGGCCGAGAAAAATATAAGGCACCATTCGTTTACACCGACCTACGAGCAGGAGGAGCCTCAAATGGGCCTGCTTCTATCCTGGCACTACGGTCGACAGTGGCTGGAAGAGCGCAACACTCATGACAAGATGACCAATAAAAAGATCAAAAAAGCCGCCAAATTCATTCCACCCGACTACAGCAGTTGGCTTGAAAAGCGCAGGCAAAAAAAGACTAGACAACAGCTAATTTATTCCTGATTAAGGTTGTTCCTGTTTATTGATTtctgctgtttttcaattacaCTGCTTACTCAAATTTTGTATCAAGtcaaaaaatatctaaaaaatttttgttaattgtcaagaatatttttaacttcaggtgttctgactaaaattgttttctaaatgtgtaatattaaagaaaaatgtagtGCATAGTatcttgttttctttaaagtttCTAGAATTAATTAAGTCTACGgttggaatattttttatttcagacGTTCTAAATTATAACcaaaatgtgtaaaataaaaaaaaatgtaggaCATATTATCTAGTTTTCTTCAAAGCTCCAGGAATTAATAAAGCCTACCGTTTAAAGTTAACCCTGCTTATAAAGGTATTTTCTTAGTTTCGTTTGAAAGTGTAGGAGCACTTGTCCTTAATTTAGTAAAGTTTGAAAGTGACTGTAAAGTCGTAACCATTTATTATCTGATTTGAACAAGTggtaaaatattcaaaatgtcACACTTTCTTTACAATTAGTTACAGTAAgtttaacaataataaataataggaCAAAATTCTGAGAATAAGACAATTTTTATTCAACCATAAATAGTACATTTTTTGTACAAGTTGATTATACCAACACAACAAAGGACATTGTctaacctaaaaaaaaactactctcacatttttaatacaattcgttttaatttaaatatggctTAATACTTCTAAAAGTCagtaaaattttgaaaatttatacctattttttagattttcattAAACATACGCTTTGTGCCAGGCAACAAGGTTTAAAGCAGAGCAGTAAGTAGTGAGTATATTGGAATTGAGGCACTCTTAAGTACCGGCAATGACTTTCCCAAAGTGTAATAGTTGGCCTTGCCACATCGAGTAGGAGATCAGTCGTCAGCCAGGCTCAGTTGAAAAACAGACACCACCGACACGACAACAAGTGAAAAAGAGAGAGTAAACAATTCCACACCAATATGATTTCGAAAATCAAGACCTGGAGCCGTTCGCCGCTCATTCCGGCCAGAGATCACGGGTCAGCGATCCTACCGCCGGCAGATCGGCCGGAACCCATGTTGGAGCTGTGCGAAGAAAAGCAGCCCGTCATGGGCTGGCTGCTGGGCTGGGAGTACGGCCGGAAATGGCTCGAGAGGCGCGATGACATCCAGCGACACCGGAACTTGGTCAGCAAATTCGGCCGGATTCCGCCGGACTTCGGCTGGTGGCTCAACCAGCGCAGGCCGCTCTTTGTGCGCCAGCAGCGGTTCCGAACCAAGGGCGGACCTCGTCCCCGGAAACCGATTACGGCCTTCGAGGTTTCCAAACAGAGGCGTGAGGCTCAACACCAACAACTCTTGAAGAGTGAGGCCAAAAATCAGTAAAGCACGAAGAGACCCTTTGCCCCTCCAGGCTTATGCCATTATGttagttaaaaacaaatcttGACAAAATTTCTAAGCCGAGCTCGACACCATCACAATTATATTATGATGCAAATCGTCATAAACTAATTTTACGAAAATCATGTGCCTAATAGAGCAGCTAGCATGAATAAATGTGTAGAATTAAAGGCAGGATCTGAATTGCAAAGTTGTCCGTTTTGTATCCTTCAATCGTCGAATAAATGACAGCAAAAgcttaattgtttttacaCCAACCGAAAGAATTCGTATCCGTGGGATTCCATGTAATTAGTTCtttaaatgtatgtattaaagtatttttattatccTGACGCTTCAagtaaaatacatttacattAAAGCGTCAGTCACAACAGATTTGAAATGGGTTAATTAATACATAGATAAATAGATAAG
This genomic window from Drosophila gunungcola strain Sukarami chromosome 3R, Dgunungcola_SK_2, whole genome shotgun sequence contains:
- the LOC128260245 gene encoding uncharacterized protein LOC128260245, whose translation is MAKKNYWIPAKIIRPESELAEKNIRHHSFTPTYEQEEPQMGLLLSWHYGRQWLEERNTHDKMTNKKIKKAAKFIPPDYSSWLEKRRQKKTRQQLIYS
- the LOC128260240 gene encoding uncharacterized protein LOC128260240, with the translated sequence MISKIKTWSRSPLIPARDHGSAILPPADRPEPMLELCEEKQPVMGWLLGWEYGRKWLERRDDIQRHRNLVSKFGRIPPDFGWWLNQRRPLFVRQQRFRTKGGPRPRKPITAFEVSKQRREAQHQQLLKSEAKNQ